Proteins co-encoded in one Mycobacterium mantenii genomic window:
- a CDS encoding acetyl-CoA hydrolase/transferase family protein produces the protein MTSLADALGRIPKGGRIIAGVCCGGPTSLLRGVAERSSGSGWSLCTGLLLDDGGVYEAAGSGDLRLMTWHVAAAGRGLVENGLIDYLPVRASQLEKCIATWDLDAALVRVTPPDADGWCSVGPSAGFAHTAIKTAKLCIAEVDEALPRTFGQSRVHLSALDVMVPSTTPTPSYGSPEPDAVNRAIARHVLSLLPERPVLQLGIGGVTEALVAALGEEGVDRLRFVGMGTDAMVDLSERGLLDQPCGRGQAIESPDLVGTQRLMRFAHENPAVGIYPSSVAHSPQRLARHERLVSVNTAVEIDLSGQVNSEVVAGRQIAGIGGAIDFVEAATHSLTGLRIIALPSTALDGQRSRIVPNLEASVTIPRGMVDVVVTEHGVAQLEGKTIRQRAEALIDVAAPQYRQMLGDALGQAVVT, from the coding sequence TTGACCTCGCTAGCTGACGCGCTCGGCCGGATCCCGAAGGGCGGGCGCATCATTGCCGGTGTGTGCTGCGGCGGACCGACGTCGCTGTTGCGGGGCGTTGCGGAGCGCAGCTCCGGGAGCGGCTGGTCGCTGTGCACCGGATTGCTGCTCGACGACGGCGGCGTGTACGAGGCAGCCGGCTCGGGAGACCTTCGCCTTATGACATGGCACGTCGCGGCCGCTGGCCGCGGGCTGGTCGAGAACGGCCTGATCGACTACCTGCCGGTGCGGGCCTCGCAACTCGAAAAGTGCATCGCAACATGGGATCTCGACGCCGCGCTGGTGCGGGTCACACCACCCGACGCCGACGGCTGGTGCAGCGTCGGACCCTCCGCTGGTTTTGCCCACACAGCGATCAAGACGGCCAAACTGTGCATCGCCGAAGTCGACGAGGCACTTCCGCGCACCTTCGGCCAATCCAGGGTGCATCTCTCGGCTCTGGATGTCATGGTGCCGTCCACCACGCCAACTCCGTCGTATGGCTCGCCCGAACCTGACGCCGTCAACCGCGCCATCGCCCGGCACGTGCTGAGCCTGCTGCCAGAGCGCCCGGTGCTGCAGCTCGGCATCGGCGGTGTCACCGAAGCGCTCGTCGCTGCGCTGGGGGAAGAGGGTGTCGACAGGTTGCGGTTCGTCGGCATGGGCACCGACGCCATGGTCGACCTCTCCGAGCGCGGTCTGCTCGATCAGCCATGCGGCCGAGGTCAGGCAATCGAATCGCCGGATCTCGTTGGGACACAACGGCTGATGCGCTTTGCCCACGAGAACCCGGCGGTGGGTATCTACCCGTCCAGCGTGGCGCATTCGCCGCAGCGACTGGCCCGCCACGAACGGTTGGTGTCGGTGAACACCGCGGTCGAAATCGATCTGTCCGGACAGGTCAACAGCGAAGTCGTGGCCGGACGCCAAATCGCGGGAATCGGGGGTGCGATCGACTTCGTCGAAGCTGCCACCCACTCCCTGACGGGTTTGCGGATCATCGCTCTTCCGTCGACGGCTCTGGACGGACAGCGCTCGCGAATCGTGCCGAACCTCGAAGCGAGCGTGACCATTCCGCGCGGGATGGTCGACGTCGTGGTCACCGAACACGGGGTCGCGCAATTGGAGGGTAAGACGATCCGGCAGCGGGCCGAGGCGCTCATCGACGTCGCCGCGCCGCAATACAGACAAATGCTCGGTGATGCACTTGGCCAGGCAGTGGTGACATGA
- a CDS encoding alpha/beta hydrolase: MEPGPMPDGVTATVTTVKTADDASAPGVLYTVTGATTVVTLMHPRQDLARHHLIPILLKAGFAVWAQGSRTVNNDLTLIHEEAVLDAAAGFVQLRDRGFDHVVACGPSGGAALYAFYVQQASRTPENRITVTPGGKPIALHEATIPVPDAVIFLAPHPGQGELLLSCIDGAVADETDPLSTVPELDIFDEANGFREPPNSSEYTPEFLTHYRAAQRARVARIDAHARYLIEERMAAKERFKSSKRAVDRRASTMSKVITVYRTDADPRTLDLSQDPSDRPYGSIHGRRPDIINFGITGFGRLTTADAWLSTWSGLSSNAGFVACAPEVQIPSLFIEYTGDQATFPSVAGEMFAAIGASDKTHERIVGTHFGGSPSPDGPPGGALSGEAIVEWLRDRLPAA; encoded by the coding sequence ATGGAACCCGGACCGATGCCCGACGGTGTGACGGCGACGGTTACCACCGTCAAGACCGCCGACGACGCGTCCGCGCCCGGTGTCCTCTACACCGTAACGGGCGCCACCACGGTCGTTACTTTGATGCACCCCCGGCAGGATCTGGCGCGCCACCACTTGATTCCGATCCTGCTCAAAGCCGGCTTCGCGGTGTGGGCGCAGGGTTCTCGAACCGTCAACAACGACCTCACCCTGATCCACGAAGAGGCCGTCCTCGACGCCGCGGCCGGTTTCGTCCAGCTGCGTGACCGCGGCTTCGACCATGTCGTGGCCTGCGGCCCGTCGGGCGGGGCTGCGCTGTATGCCTTCTACGTGCAGCAGGCGAGCCGGACACCCGAGAACCGCATCACGGTGACGCCGGGCGGCAAGCCGATCGCACTGCACGAGGCGACGATTCCCGTCCCGGATGCCGTCATCTTCCTCGCCCCGCATCCTGGGCAGGGTGAGCTGCTGCTGTCTTGCATCGACGGTGCCGTCGCCGACGAAACCGATCCGCTGTCGACGGTGCCGGAGTTGGATATCTTCGATGAGGCCAACGGTTTTCGCGAGCCGCCGAACAGCTCCGAATATACGCCCGAGTTCTTGACCCACTACCGCGCTGCGCAGCGGGCCCGGGTGGCGCGGATCGACGCCCACGCCCGATACCTGATCGAAGAGCGCATGGCCGCCAAGGAACGGTTCAAGTCGAGCAAGCGCGCCGTCGATCGCAGGGCAAGCACCATGTCCAAGGTGATCACCGTGTACCGCACCGACGCCGATCCGCGCACACTTGACCTGTCGCAGGACCCCTCGGATCGGCCGTACGGATCGATCCATGGCCGCCGCCCGGACATCATCAACTTCGGTATCACCGGCTTCGGCAGGCTCACCACCGCCGATGCGTGGCTGTCCACCTGGTCGGGATTGTCCTCTAATGCCGGGTTCGTCGCCTGCGCGCCCGAGGTACAGATCCCGAGCTTGTTCATCGAATACACCGGCGACCAGGCCACCTTCCCGTCGGTGGCCGGTGAGATGTTCGCCGCGATCGGAGCGTCTGACAAGACCCACGAACGCATCGTCGGCACCCATTTCGGCGGATCGCCGAGCCCCGACGGGCCGCCGGGCGGAGCCCTGTCCGGGGAGGCGATCGTGGAGTGGCTGCGCGACCGTCTCCCGGCCGCTTGA
- a CDS encoding VOC family protein, with amino-acid sequence MTTKLAGGMRGVDHVAYPTWKMAETVHFYRDVLGFPLKHCILAPGWGNDPHPDFAHFFFEIGFGGTIAFFYYFDTPEYRDLNVPDRINRARHLALAVDTLEELDHYQKRIEDGGYELRFRIMHELIESIYVWDPNGYAIEISRPLRPMQEADTIDTELSIQALVDVTQGPEPSLTKVWERKAELIAERLGVSNV; translated from the coding sequence GTGACAACGAAACTCGCGGGCGGCATGCGGGGCGTGGACCACGTCGCCTATCCGACCTGGAAGATGGCAGAGACCGTTCACTTCTACCGCGACGTGCTCGGTTTCCCACTCAAACACTGCATTCTGGCGCCGGGGTGGGGCAATGATCCGCACCCGGACTTCGCCCACTTTTTCTTCGAGATCGGTTTCGGCGGCACGATCGCGTTTTTCTACTACTTCGATACTCCGGAGTACCGTGACCTGAATGTACCGGACCGGATCAACCGGGCCCGCCATCTCGCGTTGGCGGTCGACACACTCGAAGAGCTCGACCATTACCAGAAGCGCATCGAAGATGGCGGCTATGAGTTGCGGTTCCGCATCATGCACGAATTGATCGAGTCAATCTATGTGTGGGATCCCAACGGCTACGCGATCGAGATCTCCCGGCCGCTGCGGCCCATGCAAGAAGCCGACACAATCGACACGGAGCTGAGCATCCAGGCCCTCGTCGATGTGACGCAAGGCCCGGAGCCGTCGCTGACCAAGGTGTGGGAGCGCAAGGCCGAGCTCATTGCCGAAAGGTTGGGGGTTAGCAATGTCTAG
- a CDS encoding AMP-binding protein — protein sequence MRAYGAEADRYREAGEWGDQTIVEVLRGHAERRPTARAVATVDGSLTYAELDRWSDALALGLVDAGLQPGDPVIFQMGNELEAVVAFYGVLKAGLVPVCSIPNHRLHEVSHIAMATGARAHIFQADYRAYDLAGLSSELADRCADIVVRVVTRGESSPGIWSLDELTDGVDLDRARAVVGEIQRQVSPEDVALFQLSGGTTGVPKVIPHSHAAYLSIAARWSRNFGWNEDTVTLHFLPVMHHAGLGTVLVPTHFVGGTVVLGRSVDAELLVSLIERYRVTWMHFNMAAFRPLMEYSARVDCDFSSIQHFMWVFVRPEMSAQAEKMLGATAIGSFGAGEGVHLSARPDDPPEIRRHTAGSTIGAHDEVVVRDPDSAEPVSDGVVGELTFRGPSVIRSYLSEEHSATAFTSDGFYRSGDLGHVETIAGRRCYVVDGRLKDQISRGGEKVMAPELELLLHDHPEVREVAAIGMPDPALGERICVAVVAEVPGVDPEELRKRLVEHLDKRGVAKFKWPERVVLVDELPKTGVGKVQKDVLRSWIESGSGPTKVRN from the coding sequence ATGCGCGCCTACGGTGCCGAGGCCGATCGTTATCGGGAGGCCGGAGAGTGGGGCGATCAGACGATCGTCGAGGTTCTTCGAGGCCATGCCGAGCGCCGACCGACTGCGCGGGCGGTGGCGACCGTCGATGGTTCGCTGACGTACGCCGAGCTCGACCGGTGGTCGGATGCGTTGGCGCTGGGCCTGGTGGACGCCGGGCTGCAGCCCGGCGACCCGGTCATCTTCCAGATGGGCAACGAGCTGGAAGCGGTGGTCGCCTTCTACGGCGTGCTCAAGGCCGGGTTGGTGCCGGTGTGCAGCATCCCGAATCACCGGCTGCATGAGGTTAGCCATATCGCGATGGCGACCGGGGCGCGTGCCCATATTTTTCAGGCGGACTACCGCGCGTACGACCTGGCGGGTCTGAGCTCAGAACTGGCGGATCGGTGCGCAGATATCGTCGTGCGTGTCGTGACGCGGGGCGAGTCCTCGCCGGGAATATGGTCGCTGGACGAACTCACCGACGGCGTCGATCTTGACCGTGCCCGTGCCGTGGTGGGTGAGATCCAGCGCCAAGTTTCGCCGGAAGACGTTGCGTTGTTTCAGCTTTCGGGTGGCACCACGGGCGTGCCGAAGGTGATCCCGCACAGCCATGCCGCGTATCTGTCGATCGCGGCCCGCTGGTCGCGCAACTTCGGTTGGAACGAGGACACCGTCACTCTGCACTTCTTGCCGGTAATGCATCACGCGGGCTTGGGCACGGTGCTCGTGCCGACGCATTTTGTCGGTGGCACAGTAGTCTTGGGTCGTTCTGTTGATGCCGAGCTGCTGGTCAGTCTCATCGAACGCTATCGGGTGACCTGGATGCACTTCAACATGGCGGCGTTTCGGCCGTTGATGGAATACAGCGCCCGGGTTGATTGTGATTTCAGTTCGATCCAACATTTCATGTGGGTGTTCGTCCGGCCGGAGATGTCGGCGCAGGCCGAGAAGATGCTGGGGGCGACCGCGATCGGCAGCTTCGGCGCGGGGGAGGGGGTGCACCTGTCTGCACGGCCGGACGATCCACCCGAGATCCGGCGTCATACCGCTGGTTCGACAATCGGCGCCCACGATGAGGTGGTGGTGCGCGATCCCGACAGCGCAGAACCTGTTTCCGATGGTGTGGTGGGGGAGTTGACCTTCCGCGGGCCGAGCGTGATCCGTTCGTATCTGTCCGAAGAGCACTCCGCCACCGCCTTCACGTCGGACGGCTTCTATCGCAGCGGCGATCTCGGGCATGTGGAGACGATCGCCGGCCGGCGTTGCTATGTGGTAGACGGCCGGCTCAAGGACCAGATCAGCCGGGGCGGTGAGAAGGTCATGGCTCCGGAACTCGAGCTCCTCCTGCACGACCATCCCGAGGTGCGGGAGGTGGCGGCGATCGGCATGCCGGATCCTGCGCTCGGCGAGCGGATCTGCGTCGCCGTGGTGGCCGAGGTTCCCGGGGTCGATCCCGAAGAACTACGCAAGCGGCTCGTCGAGCATCTTGATAAGCGCGGCGTTGCCAAGTTCAAGTGGCCGGAACGCGTAGTGCTCGTCGACGAGCTGCCCAAGACCGGAGTGGGCAAGGTGCAAAAGGATGTTCTACGCAGCTGGATCGAATCCGGAAGCGGACCAACGAAAGTGAGGAATTGA
- a CDS encoding MBL fold metallo-hydrolase, with product MKPTKAYGTTSVVDWSRHAALLDDEGFLRLTLGGYVVRSGDRVILIDAGVGPEDRVGKNATMPGGTMLDNLTASGTTPDEITDVVFTHLHLDHVGWGAVGDRLVFPNATYRCHQADWDYFTNGGVMGAPEKLAVMAPVMQCWASDTTLAPGLDVVTTPGHTPGSSIVVLSDGDERCVLLGDVVHCPAELVEEEWETIGDVDPVLARRTATALAREYEGKDVAIGAAHFSGLQFGRLLAGKRQRRWVFT from the coding sequence TTGAAGCCGACGAAGGCGTACGGGACCACGTCGGTCGTCGACTGGTCGCGACATGCCGCGCTGCTCGATGACGAGGGCTTCCTGCGCCTGACATTGGGCGGCTACGTGGTGCGCTCCGGTGACCGGGTGATCCTGATCGACGCGGGTGTCGGCCCGGAGGACCGTGTCGGCAAGAACGCGACAATGCCCGGCGGAACGATGCTGGACAACCTGACAGCGTCGGGGACGACGCCGGACGAGATCACCGACGTCGTCTTCACCCACTTACACCTCGACCACGTCGGATGGGGCGCGGTCGGGGATCGGCTCGTGTTCCCGAACGCGACCTACCGCTGCCACCAGGCGGATTGGGACTACTTCACGAACGGCGGCGTCATGGGGGCGCCGGAGAAGCTGGCGGTGATGGCCCCGGTGATGCAGTGCTGGGCTTCAGACACGACGTTGGCGCCCGGCCTGGATGTCGTTACCACGCCGGGGCATACGCCGGGGTCATCGATCGTCGTGCTGTCGGATGGCGACGAGCGTTGCGTACTGCTGGGCGACGTCGTGCATTGTCCGGCGGAGCTGGTCGAGGAGGAGTGGGAGACGATCGGTGATGTGGATCCGGTGCTTGCCCGTCGCACTGCGACTGCGCTGGCCCGCGAGTACGAGGGCAAAGACGTCGCGATCGGCGCCGCGCATTTCAGCGGCCTGCAATTCGGACGACTTTTGGCGGGAAAACGGCAACGGAGGTGGGTTTTTACGTGA
- a CDS encoding SDR family NAD(P)-dependent oxidoreductase, translating into MAEMSRTARALDGATIVITGGASGIGLAAAQAAAEAGAAVMLADRNRVALDAAHVELKRFDTPVGIHETEVSDAASVQNLFSATLSTFGRIDGLVTSAGIERSVPALELTEDDFDEVLRVNLKGSFLCAQAFGRALIDAGSGGSIVTVSSAVAFSGRPNAAQYTASKGAVVSLTKTLAIEWGPLGIRVNSVAPGLIDAPIAAGVAAEYREAYASRTPLGRIGTPRDVAKVIRFLLSDEAAYVTGQTIVVNGGYLMPS; encoded by the coding sequence TATCACCGGTGGCGCGTCGGGCATCGGCCTGGCGGCTGCGCAGGCGGCGGCCGAGGCTGGCGCGGCCGTCATGCTCGCCGACCGCAACCGCGTCGCGCTGGACGCTGCCCACGTAGAACTGAAGCGCTTCGATACCCCGGTAGGAATCCATGAGACTGAAGTCTCCGATGCCGCCTCGGTGCAGAACCTGTTCAGTGCAACGCTTTCCACGTTCGGTCGAATTGACGGGCTCGTGACGTCGGCGGGGATAGAACGCTCGGTGCCGGCGCTGGAGCTCACCGAGGATGACTTCGACGAAGTGCTCCGGGTGAACCTCAAGGGCTCGTTCCTGTGCGCGCAGGCCTTCGGCCGCGCCTTGATTGACGCGGGGTCCGGCGGATCGATCGTCACGGTCTCGTCGGCGGTTGCGTTCAGCGGGCGGCCCAACGCCGCTCAGTACACCGCATCCAAGGGTGCGGTCGTTTCCCTTACCAAGACGCTGGCCATCGAGTGGGGTCCGCTTGGCATCCGGGTGAACTCGGTAGCGCCCGGGTTGATCGATGCGCCGATCGCTGCGGGCGTAGCTGCCGAATACCGCGAAGCGTATGCCAGTCGCACGCCCCTTGGGCGCATTGGCACGCCTCGGGACGTGGCCAAGGTCATCCGGTTTCTGCTCAGTGATGAAGCGGCTTACGTCACCGGGCAGACCATCGTCGTGAACGGCGGGTACCTGATGCCCTCATGA